One Podarcis muralis chromosome 1, rPodMur119.hap1.1, whole genome shotgun sequence genomic window carries:
- the LOC144327537 gene encoding disintegrin and metalloproteinase domain-containing protein 20-like: MTPSLFAISVIFAHAVGHNLGMKHDEKHCTCDRHSCVMAAYGVSTDKFSNCSYKDYFSVRNRKCLLVPLDPDRMYKFAYCGNKVVEDKEECDCGSTEQCKLDPCCQSNCMLSPEATCAFGECCVECQYLPVHKVCREQVSSCDLPEYCNGTSEWCPEDVYVQDGAPCSDGAYCYHGNCTTHTGQCRMIFGNKATSASKDCFSEMNARGDRFGNCGLRHDTYKKCDTQNILCGQIQCENVYKLPSLEEHSTIINTPLGNRHCWSTDYHAGIDIPDIGAVRDGTPCGTEMMCINGECKNVSLFCGG, encoded by the coding sequence ATGACTCCCAGTTTGTTTGCTATTAGTGTTATATTTGCCCATGCAGTAGGACATAATCTTGGAATGAAACATGATGAAAAACACTGCACTTGTGATCGACATTCTTGCGTTATGGCTGCATATGGAGTAAGCACAGATAAGTTTAGCAATTGCAGTTACAAGGATTACTTCTCGGTAAGGAACAGAAAGTGTTTGTTAGTTCCACTAGACCCTGATCGAATGTATAAATTTGCATACTGTGGAAACAAAGTAGTGGAAGATAAAGAGGAATGTGATTGTGGCTCAACAGAGCAATGCAAGTTGGATCCATGTTGCCAGTCTAATTGCATGTTGAGTCCAGAAGCCACTTGTGCTTTTGGAGAGTGCTGTGTTGAGTGTCAGTATCTTCCAGTTCATAAGGTTTGCAGAGAACAGGTCAGCAGCTGTGATCTTCCCGAGTACTGCAACGGGACTTCAGAATGGTGTCCTGAAGATGTTTATGTACAAGATGGTGCCCCCTGTAGTGATGGGGCATATTGCTATCATGGGAATTGCACAACTCACACTGGGCAGTGCAGAATGATCTTTGGCAACAAAGCAACCAGTGCATCAAAGGATTGCTTCAGTGAAATGAATGCTCGAGGTGATCGCTTTGGCAACTGTGGGCTTAGACATGACACTTATAAGAAATGTGATACTCAGAACATCTTGTGCGGCCAAATCCAGTGTGAAAATGTTTATAAACTACCTTCTTTGGAGGAACACAGCACCATAATTAATACGCCTCTTGGCAATAGGCATTGCTGGAGTACAGATTACCATGCTGGAATAGACATACCTGATATTGGAGCAGTGAGAGATGGGACTCCTTGTGGCACAGAAATGATGTGTATTAATGGGGAGTGCAAGAATGTGTCCCTCTTCTGTGGAGGCTAA
- the LOC144325696 gene encoding disintegrin and metalloproteinase domain-containing protein 20-like, with amino-acid sequence MGCLSAFFHLSGKMTSSLPWLLVLISWNVLSETAGQNPPQGYRYASYEMIVPRKLTPRYGQNPHTITYLLQIEGKGHIVKLRKKKSFVPKHFPVFTYSREGDLQMDYPFISDDCFYRGLVKGHPASRVTLSTCSGGLRGLLHLENRTYEIEPVQASATSQHVLYRLEEMVGAVRMRCGLTEEEQRHQEAMIQSTNNVTVQIDARAAWWTHTRYLEVAIVIEHERYVRFDRNESRIALQVLDIIHAANSIYEPLAVELSIAGLEIWSEKNLMKIEDTIEKTLLNFVTFVKKSLSKHMHPDAAHLFVQ; translated from the coding sequence ATGGGGTGCCTTagtgcattctttcacctgtcAGGGAAGATGACAAGCAGTCTTCCCTGGCTGCTGGTGCTGATCTCATGGAATGTGTTGAGTGAGACTGCAGGTCAGAACCCTCCACAGGGCTATAGGTATGCCTCCTATGAGATGATTGTCCCAAGGAAATTAACCCCCCGATATGGACAAAACCCCCACACTATCACTTACTTGCTGCAAATTGAGGGGAAGGGCCACATCGTGAAGCTCAGGAAAAAGAAGAGCTTTGTGCCTAAACATTTCCCTGTCTTCacttacagtagggagggggacctTCAGATGGACTATCCTTTCATCAGTGATGACTGCTTCTACCGCGGCTTGGTAAAAGGCCATCCTGCCTCTCGAGTCACCCTCAGCACTTGCTCGGGGGGACTCAGGGGTCTGTTGCACTTAGAAAACCGCACCTATGAAATTGAACCTGTTCAGGCATCTGCTACTTCTCAACATGTGTTGTATAGATTGGAGGAAATGGTGGGTGCTGTACGAATGAGGTGCGGGCTAACAGAGGAAGAGCAAAGACACCAAGAGGCCATGATCCAaagcacaaataatgtaacagttCAAATTGATGCAAGAGCAGCCTGGTGGACACATACCAGATACTTGGAGGTTGCCATTGTGATAGAACATGAACGGTATGTCAGGTTTGACAGAAATGAAAGTCGTATTGCTTTGCAAGTTCTAGATATTATCCATGCTGCAAACTCAATATATGAGCCACTTGCTGTTGAGTTGTCTATAGCTGGCCTGGAGATTTGGTCAGAAAAGAACCTCATGAAAATCGAAGACACAATAGAAAAAACACTGCTCAATTTTGTCACGTTTGTAAAAAAGTCACTAAGTAAACATATGCATCCTGATGCTGCTCACTTATTTgtacagtag